The Curtobacterium sp. MCSS17_015 genomic sequence ACGAACTTCACGCGGAACCCGAGGACGTCGGTGATCGCGGTCCGCAGATGTTCGCTGACGCTGGTGTTCGGGTCGCTCATCTCCTTGAACGACGCCACGTCCTGCTGGCTCGGGAACGTCAGGGTGAGGACGTCGTCCTTGAGCGCGGTGACCTGCGCCGTCGCGACGACCGCCCACGCAGAGCGCTTCGCGCGCTGCACGTGCTCGACGATCTGCGGCCAGGTGTCGCGCATCTGCTGCAGGCCCACCGGAGTGACGGGCCGGACGGCGGGTTCGTCACCGATGACGGTTCCGACGCCGGTGGACGACGGCGACGCCTGCCCCGCGGCTGGCGGAGACGAGGAGGCGGCGGGCTCAGGGGTGCTCTCGGGGACGGCGGCAGCCCAGGAAGCGGCGGCGTCCCGGGCGGCGTCACCGGTCGAGGCGTTCGTCGGGACGCCCGCCTGCTCCGTCGCGTTCGCGGCAGGTGCGGGGGCAGCGGGGTGTCGCTCGGCGGACCTGGCGACGCCGTCGCCGGAGGTCGTGTTCGGCCCGGTCGCGCTCGGTGCGGTGACGCGCGACCCGGTGGTGCCCGGGGCAGCAGTGCCGGACGCGGCGGTGCCCGACGCGGTGGTGCCCGGGGCAGCAGTGCCGGACGCGGCGGTGCCCGACGCGGCGGTGCCCGACGCGGTGGTGCCCGTCACGGCGGTGCCGGACGCGGTCAGCGGCTCAGGACGAGGCTCGGCGGCGGTCGTCGGGGCAGGCGCTGCGGCCGGCGTCACCGCCGGTCCGGCCTGGTGCCCGCCGGCGTCACCGACCCCGACGCGGCGCTCGAGCCGCTCGACGCGGGCGAGCGCGCCACGCTGGGTGTCGTCGGCCTCCGGCACGAGCATCCGCGCGACCATGAGCTCGAGGTGCAGTCGGGGCGAGGTCGCTCCGGTCATCTCGGTCAGGGCGCGGTTGGCGATGTCGGCGCCACGGGACAGCGCGGTCGCCCCGAACACCCCGGCCTGCCGCGACATGGTGTCGAGTTCTTCGGGTGAGACCCCGCGCAGGACCGCACCGGCGCTCTCGTTGGTGGCCGCGACGACGATGAGGTCGCGCAGCCGTTCGAGCAGGTCCTCGACGAAACGACGCGGGTCCTGCCCGGTCTGTACGACACGGTCGATGGCCGAGAACGCGGATGCGGGATCGGCCACGGCGAGCGCGTCGACGACGTCGTCGAGCAGCGCGGCGTCGGTGTACCCGAGGAGCGCGACGGCTCGCTCGTACGCGATCGCACCGTCTTCGCTGCCGGCCATCAGCTGGTCGAGCAGCGAGAGGGTGTCGCGCACCGAGCCACCACCGGCGCGCACGACGAGGGGCAGCACGCCCGGTGCGACGGAGACGGACTCCTGCGCGCAGAGCTGCTCGATGTACTCGAGCATCGTGGCGGGCGGGACGAGACGGAACGGGTAGTGGTGGGTGCGCGACCGGATCGTGCCGATGACCTTCTCGGGTTCGGTCGTCGCGAAGATGAACTTGACGTGCTCCGGCGGCTCCTCGACGAGCTTGAGCAGGGCGTTGAAGCCCTGCGGCGTGACCATGTGGGCCTCGTCGAGGATGAAGATCTTGTAGCGGTCACGAGCGGGCGCGAAGACGGCGCGGTCGCGGAGGTCGCGTGCGTCGTCGACGCCGTTGTGGCTCGCCGCGTCGATCTCGATGACGTCGAGCGATCCGCCACCACCACGGGCGAGTTCGACGCAGCTGGGGCAGACGCCGCACGGGGTGTCGGTCGGCCCCTCGGCACAGTTCAGGCAGCGGGCGAGGATGCGGGCCGACGTGGTCTTGCCGCACCCGCGCGGGCCGCTGAACAGGTAGGCGTGGTTGACACGGTTCGTCCGGAGCGCGGTGCGGAGCGGGTCCGTGACCTGCGACTGCCCGATGAGCTCGGCGAAGTTCTCGGGCCGGTAACGGCGATACAGGGCGGTGACCACGCGACCAGGGTAGTCGGCACCGCCGACACCTCGGCACCGCTGTCCACAGGCCACCAGAGGCGCCCCGGAAGACCGAGAAGAACCCTCCAGGAACGAAGAAGACTCCTCACGCACCCGCCAGAGCCCGGTTACCCTTGCTGCGTTTCCGCCCTGGGGGAGTTGGCCTGGATGGCGTCACGTGAGGAGCCGCTGAACACTCTACCGGACGGAAGGAGCAGCATCGAACCCATGAAGATCGCCATCGCCGGAGGCCACGGGAAGATCGCCCTGATCCTCGAACGCCTCATCACCGACGCCGGTCACGACGCCGTCGGCATCGTCCGCAACCCCGCACACGTCTCCGACGTCGAACAGACCGGTGCGAAGGCGCTCGTCGCCGACCTCGAGCAGCTGTCGGAGGAGGAACTCGCGCTCCGTCTGCGCGGGTTCGACGCGGTGGTCTTCGCTGCCGGCGCGGGCCCGGGCAGCGGGGCCGAGCGCAAGCTCTCGGTCGACCGGGATGCGGCCGTGCTGCTGGCGGAGGCCGCCGTGCGGTTGGACATCGACCGCTACGTGATGATCTCGGCGATGGGGGCCGACGCGTACGACCCCGAGGCCGCGAAGCTCCCCGCCGAGGACGAGGAGGGCGTCTTCCAGGTCTACCTCCGCGCGAAGGCCGAGGCGGACGCCAACGTGCGGATGCGCCGGTTCCGGTGGACGATCATCCGTCCCGGCGGCCTCCTCGACACACCGCCGCAGGGCACCGTCACCGTCGGGACCACCGTCCCGCGCGGGTCGATCCCCCGCGCGGACGTCGCCGCGGTGGCCCTGCACGCCCTCCTCGACGACAGCGCGGTCGGCAAGCAGTTCGAGGTCACCAGCGGCGACACGCCGATCCCGGCCGCCCTGCACGCCCTCGGCTGAACTGACCCGGACGACGGACGGGAGGCCCGCCACCGGACCGGTGGCGGGCCTCCCGTCCCACAGGTGCCGACCCGGTGCCGGGACTGCCACGCCACACCATGTCCAACAGGTGCGGACCCGGTGCCGGGATGCGCGTGTCAGAGTGCGACGGCCGCTGACTGCCGGGCGATCTCGAGCTCCTCGTTCGTCGGGATGACGAGCACCTCGACGCGGGAGGCGTCCGTCGAGATCCGCCGGGCCTCCTTCGCGTGGAGTTCGTTGCGGTCCGGGTCGACCTCGATGCCGAGGTGCTCGAGTCCGGCGAGCACCCGACGACGGAGCAGCGCGTTGTTCTCCCCCACGCCGGCGGTGAAGACGACCGCGTCCAGCCCGCCGAGCTGGGCGGTGTAGGCACCCACGTAGCGGCGGATGCGGTGGCGGTAGACCGCGAGCGCGGCCTCGGCGGTCTCGTCGCCGTTGCTCGCCGCCTCCTGCACGTCGCGCATGTCACCGCTGCCGGTGAGGCCGAGCAGGCCGGACTGCTTGTTGAGCATCGTGTCGAGGTCGTCGAAGGACAGGCCGGCCTCGCGATGCAGGTGGATGAGCACGGCCGGGTCGAGGTCGCCGGAGCGGGTGCCCATGACGAGGCCCTCGAGCGGTGTGAGCCCCATCGAGGTCTCGATCGAGCGACCGCCGTCGATTGCGGCGGCCGAGGCGCCGTTGCCGAGGTGCAGGACGATCGTCTTCAGCTCGGACAGCGGCCGGTCGAGGAACACCGCGGCCTGCTCGGAGACGTACTTGTGGCTCGTGCCGTGCATGCCGTAGCGACGGACCTGGTGCTGCTCGGCCAGGTCGGCCGGGATCGCGTAGGTGTACGCGTGCGGGGGCATCGTCTGGTGGAAGGCGGTGTCGAACACGGCGACGTGCGGGACGTCGTCGAAGACCTGCTTCGCGGCCCGGATCCCCTCGAGGTTGGCCGGGTTGTGCAGCGGCGCGAGGCTCGACAGGGCGTCGATCTCCTGCTCGACCTCGTCCGTCACGACGGTCGCGGCGTCGAACCGGGTGCCGCCGTGCACGACCCGGTGTCCGACGACGGCCGGCGGGTGCTCGTCGAACGAGGGACCGACCTTGTCGAACGCGTCGATCATGGCCTGGAACCCGGCGGCGTGGTCCGGCACCTCGGCGCCCTCGTTCGACGAGGTCTCCCCCGTCAGGGCGTTCGTGTGCTTCCACGAGCCGGTCGACTCGCCGATCCGCTCGACCAGGCCGGATGCGAGGGTCCGCTCGTCCTCGAGTTCGATGAGCTGGTACTTGAACGAACTCGAACCGGAGTTGACGACGAGGGCTGCGCTCACGAGGGGTCGCTTTCTGTGCGGGGTGCGGCGGCCGCGGTGCCGGCCTGGATGGCGGTGATCGCGACGGTGTTGACGATGTCGCTCACGAGGGCGCCGCGGGACAGGTCGTTGATCGGCTTGCGGAGGCCCTGCAGGACCGGACCGATCGCGACCGCGCCGGCGGAGCGCTGGACGGCCTTGTACGTGTTGTTGCCGGTGTTGAGGTCCGGGAAGATGAACACCGTCGCCTGGCCGGCGACCGGCGAACCGGGCATCTTGGCGCTCGCGACCGTCGGGTCGGCGGCGGCGTCGTACTGGATCGGCCCCTCGACGAGCAGGTCCGGCCGGCGCTCGCGGACGAACGCGGTGCCGGCGCGGACCTTGTCGACGTCGGCGCCGGAACCGCTGTCGCCGGTCGAGTAGCTGAGCATCGCGACCCGGGGCGCGATGCCGAACTGTGTCGCCGTCTCGGCGGACGAGATCGCGATGTCGGCGAGTTGCTCGCTGGTCGGGTCCGGGATCACCGCGCAGTCGCCGTAGACGAGGACCCGGTCGGCGAGCGCCATGAGGAACACGCTCGACACGATGGAGGTGTCCGGACGGGTCTTGATGATCTCGAACGACGGCCGGATGGTGTGCGCCGTGGTGTGCTTCGCGCCGGACACCATGCCGTCGGCGAGGCCGAGCTGCACCATCATCGTGCCGAAGTAGGACACGTCGGTCACGGTGTCGCGGGCGAGTTCGACGCTCATGCCCTTGTGGGCGCGGAGGGCCGTGTACTCCTGGGCGAACCGCTCGCGCAGGTCCGGGTCGAACGGGGAGAGCAGCTGCGCGCCGTCGAGGTCGAGCCCGAGCTCGGTCGCCCGGGCCCGGATGGCGGTCGGGTCGCCGAGGATCGTCAGCGCGCACACCTGCCGCTGCAGCAGGGTCGACGCCGCTCGCAGGATCCGGTCGTCGTCGCCCTCGGGCAGGACGATGTGCTTGCGGTGTTCGCGTGCCCGGTCGATGAGCCCGTGCTCGAACATCAGTGGCGTGACGACCCCGGAGGGCGTCAGCTGCAGTCGGTCGCGCAGGGCCTCGGCGTCGACGTGGCGCTCGAACAGGGCCAGCGCCAGGTCGGCCTTGCGGGGTGAGTCGGCGGCGAGACGACCGCGGGTCTGGGTGATCCGCATCGCGGTGTCGTACGTGCCGAGGCCGTTCTGGGCGATCGGCAGGGAGCTCGACAGGCCCTCGAGCAACCGGGACACCTGCGGGGCGGTCTCGAACCCGCCGTTGAGGATGACGCCGGCGAGGCTCGGGAACGTCTCGGACTCGTTCGCGAGGAGGGTCGCGATGAGGACGTCGTTGCGGTCGCCCGGGACGACCACGATGCCGCCCTCGATGAGCCGCGGGAGCACGTTCTCCATGCTCATGCCGGCGACGACCGTCCCGAGCGCCTCGCGGTCGAGCAGGGCTTCGTCCCCGCGGACGAGCGTCGCGTCGGTCGCGGCGAGGAGCGCGCGCACGGTCGGGGCGACCAGGACCGTGTCCTCCGGGATCGCCCACACGGGGGCGTCCGGGTGGTGGTCGCGCACCGCGGCGGTGACGCTCGCGACGATCGCGTCGAGGGCGTCCGGGTCGGCCCGGTTGACCACGACACCGAGGAGCTGGGCGTGCTCGGCGCGGAGTTCGCTCGTCGTGACGTCGGCGACCTGCGCCATGCCGTCCGCCGAACGGGCGCCACGTTCGGCGGAGTCGCGCCCGCCGAGCACGAGCAGCACGGGGGCACCGAGGTTCGCCGCGACCTTGGCGTTGAAGGACAGCTCGGTGGGGCTGCCGACGTCGGTGTAGTCGGACCCGAGGACGACCACCGCGTCGCAGCGGCGCTCCACCCCGGCGAAGCGGGTGAGGATCGTGGCGAGCGCGGCGTCCGGGTCGGCGTGCACGTCGTCGTAGGTGACACCGACGGCGTCGTCGTACGGGATGTCGACGGCGGTGTGCTGGAGCAACAGCTCGAGCACGTAGTCGGGCTCGTCGACCGACCGCGCGACGGGTCGGAAGACGCCCACGCGCCCCACGGTCCGGGCGAGGGTCTCGAGCACCCCGAGGGCGACGGTGCTCTTGCCGGTGTGTCCTTCTGCTGACGTGATGTAGATGCGGGTCGACACCCCTCCAGGCTAGACCTCGCCCGTGCGCGGACATCGGGAGGACCCGGCATGTGCACACACGTGCAGGTCGTGACCGAGGCGCGACGGGAGCAGCGCAGGTCCCGTGGTCGTGAGCACCGTCCAGGACCTGTACCATGGGGTGTCGTCACCGCGAGGTGGCGCCCGGAGGATTCGCCTAGTGGCCTATGGCGCACGCTTGGAAAGCGTGTTGGGTGCAAGCCCTCGGGGGTTCGAATCCCCCATCCTCCGCAGGATCATCACGACGACGAAGCCCCCGCCCCG encodes the following:
- a CDS encoding acetate kinase: MSAALVVNSGSSSFKYQLIELEDERTLASGLVERIGESTGSWKHTNALTGETSSNEGAEVPDHAAGFQAMIDAFDKVGPSFDEHPPAVVGHRVVHGGTRFDAATVVTDEVEQEIDALSSLAPLHNPANLEGIRAAKQVFDDVPHVAVFDTAFHQTMPPHAYTYAIPADLAEQHQVRRYGMHGTSHKYVSEQAAVFLDRPLSELKTIVLHLGNGASAAAIDGGRSIETSMGLTPLEGLVMGTRSGDLDPAVLIHLHREAGLSFDDLDTMLNKQSGLLGLTGSGDMRDVQEAASNGDETAEAALAVYRHRIRRYVGAYTAQLGGLDAVVFTAGVGENNALLRRRVLAGLEHLGIEVDPDRNELHAKEARRISTDASRVEVLVIPTNEELEIARQSAAVAL
- a CDS encoding NAD(P)H-binding protein, with the protein product MKIAIAGGHGKIALILERLITDAGHDAVGIVRNPAHVSDVEQTGAKALVADLEQLSEEELALRLRGFDAVVFAAGAGPGSGAERKLSVDRDAAVLLAEAAVRLDIDRYVMISAMGADAYDPEAAKLPAEDEEGVFQVYLRAKAEADANVRMRRFRWTIIRPGGLLDTPPQGTVTVGTTVPRGSIPRADVAAVALHALLDDSAVGKQFEVTSGDTPIPAALHALG
- the pta gene encoding phosphate acetyltransferase, whose protein sequence is MSTRIYITSAEGHTGKSTVALGVLETLARTVGRVGVFRPVARSVDEPDYVLELLLQHTAVDIPYDDAVGVTYDDVHADPDAALATILTRFAGVERRCDAVVVLGSDYTDVGSPTELSFNAKVAANLGAPVLLVLGGRDSAERGARSADGMAQVADVTTSELRAEHAQLLGVVVNRADPDALDAIVASVTAAVRDHHPDAPVWAIPEDTVLVAPTVRALLAATDATLVRGDEALLDREALGTVVAGMSMENVLPRLIEGGIVVVPGDRNDVLIATLLANESETFPSLAGVILNGGFETAPQVSRLLEGLSSSLPIAQNGLGTYDTAMRITQTRGRLAADSPRKADLALALFERHVDAEALRDRLQLTPSGVVTPLMFEHGLIDRAREHRKHIVLPEGDDDRILRAASTLLQRQVCALTILGDPTAIRARATELGLDLDGAQLLSPFDPDLRERFAQEYTALRAHKGMSVELARDTVTDVSYFGTMMVQLGLADGMVSGAKHTTAHTIRPSFEIIKTRPDTSIVSSVFLMALADRVLVYGDCAVIPDPTSEQLADIAISSAETATQFGIAPRVAMLSYSTGDSGSGADVDKVRAGTAFVRERRPDLLVEGPIQYDAAADPTVASAKMPGSPVAGQATVFIFPDLNTGNNTYKAVQRSAGAVAIGPVLQGLRKPINDLSRGALVSDIVNTVAITAIQAGTAAAAPRTESDPS
- a CDS encoding DNA polymerase III subunit gamma and tau, whose protein sequence is MVTALYRRYRPENFAELIGQSQVTDPLRTALRTNRVNHAYLFSGPRGCGKTTSARILARCLNCAEGPTDTPCGVCPSCVELARGGGGSLDVIEIDAASHNGVDDARDLRDRAVFAPARDRYKIFILDEAHMVTPQGFNALLKLVEEPPEHVKFIFATTEPEKVIGTIRSRTHHYPFRLVPPATMLEYIEQLCAQESVSVAPGVLPLVVRAGGGSVRDTLSLLDQLMAGSEDGAIAYERAVALLGYTDAALLDDVVDALAVADPASAFSAIDRVVQTGQDPRRFVEDLLERLRDLIVVAATNESAGAVLRGVSPEELDTMSRQAGVFGATALSRGADIANRALTEMTGATSPRLHLELMVARMLVPEADDTQRGALARVERLERRVGVGDAGGHQAGPAVTPAAAPAPTTAAEPRPEPLTASGTAVTGTTASGTAASGTAASGTAAPGTTASGTAASGTAAPGTTGSRVTAPSATGPNTTSGDGVARSAERHPAAPAPAANATEQAGVPTNASTGDAARDAAASWAAAVPESTPEPAASSSPPAAGQASPSSTGVGTVIGDEPAVRPVTPVGLQQMRDTWPQIVEHVQRAKRSAWAVVATAQVTALKDDVLTLTFPSQQDVASFKEMSDPNTSVSEHLRTAITDVLGFRVKFVARGPGGGVAPGGGARPSSTPVPDAPAQGVPSQGLPAQGAPAQRRPAQAAPTVQSSTGQAQTAPAHPGPAAGGPATRTRPEPGAPAVPASTEQRAPEQRAPEQRAPEQRAPEQPTPSEPQDSGPVTEWAVATIPASDPTAGAVPEDVEPSWAAPFGAVPVDATVAPAERETPRASAQPATPPAPGAPTRSDHAPSGGDDRGTAADATAADAPAQAGPPRSAAGQSRPGPLSDAVPVDDYPLDDEPFDDGAPFPDPGPGGGRRDPQQSPRTPVSPGQSAPPRSATPQSAPRRAPEQQPAPPHRQQPAGGQPAAVRRTAVPGRYGEAVVREILGAQFIEETSLTEGSV